GACATCCATCGTGTTGTGTGCAGAGGGTGAGTTGTAACCTTGAAGAGAGGTGTTGTAAGCTTAAACCATGTTGCTAATTTATTGGAGCActgtatatttttgaaaatattacttatatgtgtgtaaatattaaattaggAAGCAGTATGTTGGTATCTATAGAACTGTGTGGTATAAAGCTTCTTATATCTTTGTGTTTTTTTCATCTATGGTTCATccacatttataatatttcgataggATTGGGGTTCGTTTCATACCTTCTACTTTCACTATGTAGCACAAAAATTggagatttttttcatttctcattaCATAGATCAAAAgatatttgcaatatttttcttattatagtatttgtttcatgataaaaaatttagttTACAGAAGAACATTTACTTGCATTTAttacttattcattttaaaacctatttatatattttcattataatagtatgctttttaatattatcattgctatattatcaaaaatgtatTGGAGAAAATATTGTAGGTacaatatatagttttatcgtttatatatattcaattgtGCTTGTGAATAATTAGTTTTGCTTTCCTGTTTTAAGCTTGTTTAAGTTACATTTGGTAACATTGAAGCTTTCTTAAAAACAGATAACGATGGATGAAATACGTGCTGCTCATGCTGCTAATGGTGGTACATTGAATACATTCGAGAATGGATACAATTCTGAggttcagaaaaaaaatattatcaatggtCTTAATGAAATTTCTGCTGTTAATCGTGTCTGGGGTGGTGATAAAAGATTGTCTTTGTATGGATATACATTGGAGACCATCAACTTGCTGTTACTTCCAATGATACAATCCaagtaagtaatatatatctataattcaATTATGTAATCATCTGATACATTGAATAGtttgttatttatctttttattacaaacaaaaatttattttatttttatcagaaaAGAAGCTCTTGGTTCCATGGGTAATGATGCACCGCTTGCGTGTTTATCTCAATTTCAACCTTTACCATACGAATACTTCAAACAATTATTTGCACAGGTATTTCAAATGTTTATATCcacaattctcttttttccttattttctttttgtattcttttttctttttaattaagtttataaaatatattcatttcatCTTTTATACCAGGTGACAAATCCTCCGATCGATCCATTCAGAGAAAAGATCGTCATGTCAATGCTCTGTCCAATTGGCCCTGTGAGCAATATTTTGGAGCCAAGTGAACTCCAAGTACATAGATTGTTCTTAGAACAACCAATTTTATCTCTTGATGATCTTGAAGTTCTTAAGCAAACCAAACATCGTGGATGGACAACCAAGGTCATTGATGCAACATATCCTGTAGAAGACGGACCTCTTGGTTTGGTAAAGACTCTGAACCGTGTCTGTAATGAAGCTAACGAAGCTGCTAGAGGTGGTTAtcaattaattgtattatctGATCGACAAGGTGGTTCAGAAAGGTGAAATTTTGTTTCGACGATCTAAATCATGATGAGTGACTTTGACTCTTTACACAtacattcattaatttaaataactttcGATTATATAGAGTTCCAGTTAGCAGTTTATTAGCATTAGGAGCAGTACATCACTTTTTGATCGAAGAGAGACAACGAATGAAAGTTGGTCTTATCCTGGAGACTGCTGAAGCTAGAGAGGTACATCACATATGCGTGTTACTTGGTTATGGTGCAGATGCTATTTGTCCATATCTTGTATTTGAAATGGCTAAGAATTTAAGAGCAGATGGAGTTTTTGACTATACGTATACCGATGAAGTCATATATAaggtaaaatttataaaaaattatagattagagattaaatacaattttttttttttttttttttttttttatatatatatatccgaagTCGAatgcatatatttcttttagaattATTCTGAAGCTATGGAACGTGGCATAGCAAAAGTAATGGCAAAAATGGGAATATCAACTTTACAATCTTACAAAGGAGCACAAATCTTTGAAGCAGTTGGATTAGCCGATGAAGTGATAGATAAGTGTTTCAAGGTGCGTTAAAAATTACCATAAATTGTGcctatatattgtaaatatcacTACAAATGATTATATACTGGATccaattaatgattaatttatgATTCAATCGAACACATGATGTATTTggaagagtaaaaaaattttgcttGAAAGtgattgtatataaattcttgaaaaaaacTTTATGCTTTTATATCCAGGGCACTCAGTCACGTATTGGTGGAgtaacatttgaaatattagcTAAAGAGGCATTTGAAAGACATCAAATAACATATTGGAATAAACCAATGGACATGTTAATAATTCGTAATCCAGGTATTTATCACTGGCGATCTGGTGGAGAAAAACATATCAATGATCCTGGCAGCATAGCTAGTTTGCAGGTAAATGATATTCACTAAACGTAACATGTTTATAgctattactatttattttttagaagcaatataaataataaaataattatttcaggATTATGTTGTTTCGAAAAGCAATAATGCTTATGAAAATTACCGTAAGATATCAATGGACATGGTTCAAAATTGTACATTGCGCGGTCaattagtaattaaaaaattagataagcCAATAGACATAAACGAAATAGAACCTGCTTCTGAAATTGTTAAACGATTTGTTACCGGAGCTATGAGTTTTGGAAGTATCTCGCTTGAAGCTCATACCACATTGGCAATAGCTATGAATCGCATTGGAGGTAAATCCAACACAGGTGAAGGTGGTGAAAATGCAGACaggttaatatttttatcttgtttaatttctcattatatttttatttgcaatacAAATAAATCTTGTTTTATATCAGGTATCTTAATCAAGATCCAGAATTTAACAAGCGTTCGGCTATAAAACAAGTAGCCAGTGGTAGATTTGGAGTAACTTCAAGTTACTTGGCTAATGCCGATGatcttcaaataaaaatggCTCAGGGTGCAAAACCAGGAGAAGGTGGAGAATTGCCTGGCTACAAAGTAAGCGGTATtcctttaaataataatcttctgtaataatatttaatttttacttcaaCGCATTTTGTTCATTTAGGTCACTGCAGATATTGCTGCAACCAGACATTCTGTAGCTGGTGTAGGTCTTATTTCACCACCTCCTCATCatgatatttattcgatagaaGATTTGGCCGAATTAATCTATGATCTAAAATGTGCAAATCCTAATGCCCGTATATCTGTCAAATTAGTATCAGAAGTTGGAGTGGGTGTAGTCGCAGCAGGTGTGGCAAAGGTATATTTGTTTAGTAAAGGCCATTCATAGAAAACGAGTAATAAGAAgttataagaaaaacaatttaagATATAactattgtaaaaatatatatagggtaAAGCTGAACATGTAGTGATATCTGGTCACGATGGTGGTACTGGCGCTAGTAGTTGGACAGGCATTAAATCCGCAGGCCTTCCATGGGAATTGGGTGTAGCGGAGACTCATCAAGTTCTGACATTGAATAATCTTCGATCACGCATGGTAGTTCAAGCAGACGGACAGATGCGTACAGGTTTTGATATCGTAGTTGCAGCATTACTAGGTGCAGATGAATTTGGTTTCAGTACAGCTCCTTTGATTGCTATGGGATGTACTATGATGAGAAAATGTCACTTGAATACTTGTCCCGTTGGTATTGCCACGCAAGATCCTGTACTTAGgaaaaaattcgaaggaaaacCGGAACATgtgataaatttcttctttgcgCTTGCCGAAGAGGTATGTTATATAACATTgatcgtataatattaaattatatctttatgatgtattataaaaaatgtaaaaaagaaaaaaaaaagcaaaacgaaGGTGAGGCTACTTGATACAGTGAACAATGTTACACACGACATTGTAGAGTAAGTTTTGTAGGTATAAGTGTTTCTTTACggaacaatgaaaatatttctttcctttaagtcatttatctttattcatgaagaattttttatttgcgtGTTTTAACAGGTTCGTCAGCACATGGCGAGTCttggtattaaaaaattccaagATTTAATAGGCCGTACAGATTTTCTTAAAGTACGCGACGATATAGCTGTTGAGAAAGCTAAGACATTGAGCTTCGTAAATATTCTACGAAATGCATTGGATTTAAGACCGGGTGTGAACATTCATGGTGGTTCTATCAAGCAAGATTTTCAATTAGAAAATAGACTTGATAACGAATTGATTCGATTGGCTGAGCCAATATTAAATGGTAAACAAAAACGTGTTGATATTGAAATGAATATTAACAACGAATGTCGAGCATTTGCATCTACGTTGAGTTATCAAATATCTAAGTAAGCAAGCACGAAATTGTTCTAATTGAACTTTTAAAATCatgttatttcaaatttatgaattgaacatttttttgtttgatattCTATAGACAATTTGGTGAAAATGGTTTGCCAGAGCATAGTATTAACATCAAAATGAAAGGTTCAGCAGGTCAAAGCTTTTGTGCTTTCATGACGAAAGGTATTCACGTGACACTTGAAGGAGATGCTAATGATTATGTAGGAAAGGTatgcatatttattattaaattattatatatatatatatatattattcgtccattttttaaataattttattactttttcatgATGATAGAGTCTTTGTGGTGGTGAAATAGTGATATATCCACCGAAAGAATCAGATTTCAATTCTGAAGCTAATGTCATAGTAGGAAACGTTTGTCTTTATGGTGCAACTTCTGGTAAAGCATATTTCCGAGGTATCGCAGCTGAGAGATTCAGTGTTCGTAACAGCGGAGCTGTTGTAGTTGTCGAAGGTGTAGGTGATCATGGTTGCGAATATATGACTGGAGGATGTGCTGTTATTCTTGGATTAACAGGACGAAATTTCGCTGCTGGAATGTCTGGTGGAATAGCTTATGTTTTTGATGTTGATGGTTCATTCAAAAGGTAAATTCTTatctatgaaaatattgtCTCAATCCCTTCAACatcttttacatatatcataaatattattttagcaAATGCAATCCCGAAATGGTTGAGCTACTTCCACTTAATAACACGGAAGACATTGCTTATGTAAAACAATTGTTGGAAGAGTTTGTTGAAAAGACTGGTTCACTTATTGCAAAGGATTTGTTGAATTTATGGCCTGAACCAACGACCAGATTTGTTaaggtatttttcttttcattttttttttccgcaaaaataaatttatattcaattttataccacaatataattatacaatcgAAATAGGTATTTCCTTACGAGTATCAACGAGTATTGGAACaacgagaagaaacaaagCAAGAACAACCGATTCTTAATGGAAATTCACAGACTGATTCAAAAGTGAAAGATATCGAAGAAGTTGTCACAGATGGAGAAGTAGCACAGAAAAAATTAGACAAGATAAGGTAATTAACGATTAAGATCGAACAATTAAATGCTACTTAATCCGTTTTGAAATCAATGAAGATTACATTTGCATACGTTATATATTCGTAGAGGATTTATGAAGTATAAGAGACATACAGAATCATATAGAGCAGCCGAGAAGCGTATGGAGGATTGGGATGAGATTTATAATTTCCAAGGCGTAAGAAAAGGATTACGTACTCAAGCAGCAAGGTGTATGGAATGTGGTGTTCCATTTTGTCAAAGTAGTTATGGTTGTCCACTTGGAAATATTATTCCTAAGTGGAATGATCTTGTATTTCATTCCAATTGGAAAGAGGCGCTTAATCAGCTTTTACAAACGAACAATTTCCCAGGTgcgttaattaaataaataaatatatatagtataattaaatatatcaaatgtatatttaattaaatcggaTTGTAGAATTCACTGGAAGAGTATGTCCTGCACCATGCGAAGGTGCTTGCGTACTTGGCATATCAGAACCTCCTGtcactataaaaaatattgaatgtgCAATAATTGATCATGCATTTGAACAAGGATGGATTCTTCCGCATCCTCCAACAACAAGAACTGGGCGTACTGTAGCAGTAATAGGTTCTGGTCCAGCTGGTTTAGCTGCTGCACATCAATTGAACAAAGCTGGTCATTTAGTAACTGTATATGAAAGGAATGATCGTGTTGGAGGATTATTACAATACGGTATACCTACAATGAAATTATCCAAACAAGTTGTACAAAGAAGAGTATCTTTACTCGCTGCGGAAGGTATAGTTTTTAAGACGGGTATTGATGTCGGAAAAGATATTACTGTTCAGGtaatatttagataaatttctttttttttttttttttttcataacaagAATTACAATTATCCTTATCagtaaatatcgatatttaattatatatcacgtTTCTCTtaggaattaaaaaatcaatacgaTGCAGTATTACTTTGCACTGGTGCAACTTGGCCTAGAGATATACAGATTCCTGGTAGAGAACTCGAAGGAATTCACTTTGCTGTTAGTTTTCTAGAACATTGGCAGAAAAAGCAGATGGGTAATGAAACCCCACAGGATTTGCGGCTTATGGCACAGGATAAAGACGTTATCATATTAGGTGGTGGTGATACAGGCTGTGATTGTATTGCAACGTCTTTACGTCAggtatcatattttaatatttttattgtatgatTAATGCtgatagtataataatactgAGAAGATAAAGACaagttttcattgtttttttcttttttctttttttttttttttataacattatataggGTGCTAAAACTATTACTACTTTTGAAATCTTACCTGAACCACCTGTAAAACGGGCTACAGATAATCCTTGGCCTCAATTCCCTCGATTGTTTAAAGTAGATTATGGTCACGAAGAAGTGGCTTTGAAATTTGGTCGTGATCCTCGTCAATTCAGTACTCGCAGTgaggtaaataaaattatatattaatatattgcattaacatacatatatatatatatatatatatatatatatatcaattctaattcaaaatgaattaaattttgtaattaggAATTTTTGGACGATGGTAATGGACATGTGAGTGGTATCAAGACTGTAACTGTAGAATGGACAAAGGATTCTACTGGAGGTTGGAAAAACAATGCAGTTCCTGGATCTGAGAAGGTAGATGgataagataattaataaaaaaaatgatcattgGGATAACGCACGATTCGTTTaccatttaatatatattaactatttatttcattcgtgcagatatataaatgtgattTAGTTTTACTTGCTATGGGATTCTTGGGCccagaaaaatatattgctaATGAGTTGCAAACGAAAATGGATGCTCGTGGAAATTATGAAACTCCAATAGGCAAATACAAAACTAGTTTGCCTGGAATCTATGCAGCTGGAGGTAAcagagtttttctttttttataaataaataaatatatttatatatataaacaatatatataaactatataaataatatatatatatatatacacacataatttgacaatataaaaaattttgatactTAGATTGTCGACGAGGACAATCGTTGGTTGTTTGGGCAATAACAGAAGGAAGACAAGCCGCAAGGGAAATAGATATTGATTTAATGGGAACGACTGGTCTTCCCGGAGCTGGCGGTGTAATAACTGGCGTTGTTGCATAAGAGGtagatggaaagaaataaaagaagaaattctcgAACGAATCATATCGAAAGCCATCGAACGATAAATGGAAATCGTTCCGTGGGTATCTGTCAAGTGGTGGACACAGAAGTTGGCTTTTTCAAGTATTTTAGCATAGCTAAGAAGCTGATGTATAAAGAGCAGTAAATATCAGAGGTATAGCAGAGATATTTAAGTTAAATAATAGTTGGTAGCAGCTCTATACGAAAGTATTGATATGAAAGGTTAGATGAACTTCTTTATATCGGAGAAGAATGGTTTATCCTCTCTActcaaaattattcattttttttttggacttACTTTCATTTCATGgaataatatctttctattgagagattatcattatcatcatcatcatcatcatcatcatcattatcatcattatcattattattatcatcattatcatcatcatcatcatcatcatcatcatcatcatcatcattatcatagACTATGATGAAGAATGAATATGTAGAGAAGATATcgatatgttatattatatcgaggtaattaaaaattcgattgtCCGAGATAAGCCAATAAAAGGATTATATACAGCAGGATTATGAAAGACAATAGAAAGATGGTACATACGTGTTTTTGAAACTGATACGTTTCTTATTCGCTATTGATAGTGAGATGAAAGtgtcattaataatttattatttttgacagAAGTAATCtcattctttataaaaaaaaatgtatgtacattttcTGTCAcattatgtgatatatatacatatatatatatacgtatataatatcgtggatttaaaagaaatcgaaaaagtaTCTTTTACCATTCGCGATTAAAAACTTCAATTGAATGATATCAGATGTtagtatgaaaaaagaaaaaaagaaaaaaaaaagaaaaaaaaacgtaacgTAGAAGTACATACGTAAGATTCGTAATCTCGGTTGCAGTTCGATGATCATTATCTACTTAAAACTTTGCCTGCTGATGATCAATCTGTGTGCTGGTTATTTTATtggattattatattgttataatatttcttgaatataTTGAACAAATATGATTAGCAATCATTgattagaaaaaggaagggaaaggagaaTCCAGTGACACATACAGCaacagtagtagcagcagcaacagcagagTAGTATGCAAGTATTTTTCGAGCCTATATTTGCCTATAATAgagtctttcttttctctttttttttgttttgtaataaTGCATAAAAATGGGCtagcttgaaaaaaaaaaagaacggaaaaaaaTTACAGGGTAGGCtaaatgtttttaatgttaaaaatcGAATACTCTTTTTTGAGACTTTTGAAGactaataatgttttattgtCAAACTGTAGAACTCACTCTCTATAAGCCTATAAAAGCTCCTCGGTAAAGAGTTAATggtttttaaaatcacttaggAATTTTTGGCCTAGcctgtataagaaaaaaaaaaaaaaaatgatcatgTACcgttaatgataataatgataaaaatatcatcgatgATTAATTTAAAGTAAATAGTCGATCAATTGACGATggatttgtaataataaccatttagaaaaaagaatgtatgcACTTCTCTCTAATTCGGAAGTATTCAAGGTTGTGTGTCTCGTATATTTTACGACAGGTATCTTCTAGAATCCGGCATTATTATATGAACCGGTACTAAGTATATGATTTGTTTTTAcacacattattttattttatttttttattttcttgtttcttttttgtaaaataatttttttagatttgcAACAAACACACATTTATAGGCTATGATTAAGTGATGGAATGAATTAAGTGTGATAACAAagtagataatttatttacacaaATGCCTTTATGGCATTGTGTATATACGCACGAggcattttatatatatatgtgtatatatatatatatatatatatatatatataaatttaaaagtgTTATAAgtgaatcattaattaatttttatgttcaCTCGCATTGTTATTGTACATTTCAATAAGTACAGATATATCCCTTAGATAACGTGACGCAAGTAAACAGATATGACCATACTCTATTACTCAAAAGtttccatattttattattattgttgttgttgttgttgttataattattattattatttttattattcttattattcttattcttattcttcatctgctgattattattattcttattattattttaaaaatatttttattaaatttcaagttGTTTTATTTGGGTGATATAAAAGTAACTTATGATCGAAtagttgtaataaaaatgatgacgcatttaatatacaaaatttattgtcaaatgtttatgttaaatatatatttaattcttttttcttatttctttttttttctttttttgattatcacattatattacattattttttctttcttttttttatttgaaataatatatgtatatatatatatatatatgttattttatttaatatgatcAAACAGCGACGGGGATTGGTCATAACTGATAACATGTGTCATGTTCCgagacaataaaaaatatatttctgcgTCATAAAGAAAACAGTAGTTTTTCAATAGAAGTTTGAAGGTGAAGGGTTTGCTAGTCtgtttttatatacatgaGATTGTCACTGCTAAGTATTAAAAAGGTCGAAAGAAGTATCgcttgaataatataataattaaaacaaaagaagataattaacTATCTGGATAAAATGAAgtagatatacataaatatatacatacatatatacaaacatacatatgtattgagagagaaattgtaggaaaatattttttcttgcaatgtggtatatatcatatttatattattttgtgaaaaaagagaaaattaac
The window above is part of the Vespula pensylvanica isolate Volc-1 chromosome 16, ASM1446617v1, whole genome shotgun sequence genome. Proteins encoded here:
- the LOC122634919 gene encoding glutamate synthase [NADH] isoform X2, with amino-acid sequence MSSGNYWSLPPKQGLYDPTLEKEACGVGFIVAIDGKRSHKIIRDAQTLSARMNHRGACACDNDTGDGAGVLCAIPHEYYADEIREQQNIELPNIGRYATGILFLDKNTHKETEAAFEKLAEECSLRVICWRDVPTDDTQIGQVAKKCEPYMRQVFVTGDQEDKEILQRQIFVLRKRSSHTIPKAELRYYICSLSLKTVVYKGQLTADQLWSYFEDLKSPKFETYLALVHTRFSTNTFPSWERAHPLRLLAHNGEINTLRGNVNLMKAREGVMSSKIYGNQLKDLYPVVEPNLSDSGAADCVLEFLVMAGQRSLPEAVMTMVPEAWQNDLTMATEKRDFYHWAACSMEPWDGPALLTFTDGRYVGAILDRNGLRPSRFYVTKDNMMVMASEVGVYDTPPSNIILKSRLKPGRMLLVDTEEKKIIQDVELKQHIARSRPHSKWLREQITMDEIRAAHAANGGTLNTFENGYNSEVQKKNIINGLNEISAVNRVWGGDKRLSLYGYTLETINLLLLPMIQSKKEALGSMGNDAPLACLSQFQPLPYEYFKQLFAQVTNPPIDPFREKIVMSMLCPIGPVSNILEPSELQVHRLFLEQPILSLDDLEVLKQTKHRGWTTKVIDATYPVEDGPLGLVKTLNRVCNEANEAARGGYQLIVLSDRQGGSERVPVSSLLALGAVHHFLIEERQRMKVGLILETAEAREVHHICVLLGYGADAICPYLVFEMAKNLRADGVFDYTYTDEVIYKNYSEAMERGIAKVMAKMGISTLQSYKGAQIFEAVGLADEVIDKCFKGTQSRIGGVTFEILAKEAFERHQITYWNKPMDMLIIRNPGIYHWRSGGEKHINDPGSIASLQDYVVSKSNNAYENYRKISMDMVQNCTLRGQLVIKKLDKPIDINEIEPASEIVKRFVTGAMSFGSISLEAHTTLAIAMNRIGGKSNTGEGGENADRYLNQDPEFNKRSAIKQVASGRFGVTSSYLANADDLQIKMAQGAKPGEGGELPGYKVTADIAATRHSVAGVGLISPPPHHDIYSIEDLAELIYDLKCANPNARISVKLVSEVGVGVVAAGVAKGKAEHVVISGHDGGTGASSWTGIKSAGLPWELGVAETHQVLTLNNLRSRMVVQADGQMRTGFDIVVAALLGADEFGFSTAPLIAMGCTMMRKCHLNTCPVGIATQDPVLRKKFEGKPEHVINFFFALAEEVRQHMASLGIKKFQDLIGRTDFLKVRDDIAVEKAKTLSFVNILRNALDLRPGVNIHGGSIKQDFQLENRLDNELIRLAEPILNGKQKRVDIEMNINNECRAFASTLSYQISKQFGENGLPEHSINIKMKGSAGQSFCAFMTKGIHVTLEGDANDYVGKSLCGGEIVIYPPKESDFNSEANVIVGNVCLYGATSGKAYFRGIAAERFSVRNSGAVVVVEGVGDHGCEYMTGGCAVILGLTGRNFAAGMSGGIAYVFDVDGSFKSKCNPEMVELLPLNNTEDIAYVKQLLEEFVEKTGSLIAKDLLNLWPEPTTRFVKVFPYEYQRVLEQREETKQEQPILNGNSQTDSKVKDIEEVVTDGEVAQKKLDKIRGFMKYKRHTESYRAAEKRMEDWDEIYNFQGVRKGLRTQAARCMECGVPFCQSSYGCPLGNIIPKWNDLVFHSNWKEALNQLLQTNNFPEFTGRVCPAPCEGACVLGISEPPVTIKNIECAIIDHAFEQGWILPHPPTTRTGRTVAVIGSGPAGLAAAHQLNKAGHLVTVYERNDRVGGLLQYGIPTMKLSKQVVQRRVSLLAAEGIVFKTGIDVGKDITVQELKNQYDAVLLCTGATWPRDIQIPGRELEGIHFAVSFLEHWQKKQMGNETPQDLRLMAQDKDVIILGGGDTGCDCIATSLRQGAKTITTFEILPEPPVKRATDNPWPQFPRLFKVDYGHEEVALKFGRDPRQFSTRSEEFLDDGNGHVSGIKTVTVEWTKDSTGGWKNNAVPGSEKIYKCDLVLLAMGFLGPEKYIANELQTKMDARGNYETPIGKYKTSLPGIYAAGDCRRGQSLVVWAITEGRQAAREIDIDLMGTTGLPGAGGVITGVVA